Proteins encoded together in one Riemerella anatipestifer window:
- a CDS encoding phosphoadenosine phosphosulfate reductase family protein codes for MNLLADTMKSIKALSEKTDRVLLFHSANGKDSIALLEMLSPYFKEVKCVYMYMAKDLSHINKYILWAEKRYKNASFIQTPHYAYYNYKKLGICGTNEVNYAQYNLSTITEKIKEETGIQWAVYGFKQNDSLNRRLMLRTYENEITNEETQKIYPLSKWTNKEVLQFISKKRLIEPLQYGNVGNTRSQGTDVTNLSFLLWCRANAPGDLKRVIEEFPDTERILFEYDYEKQNKAI; via the coding sequence ATGAACCTACTAGCCGACACAATGAAGAGTATTAAAGCCTTGTCTGAAAAAACGGACAGGGTTTTACTCTTTCATTCTGCCAATGGCAAAGATAGCATCGCTTTACTTGAAATGTTAAGCCCTTATTTCAAAGAGGTAAAGTGTGTGTATATGTATATGGCCAAAGACCTTTCGCATATAAACAAATATATTCTTTGGGCTGAAAAAAGATATAAGAATGCCTCGTTTATTCAAACCCCACATTACGCCTACTACAACTATAAAAAATTAGGTATCTGCGGGACTAATGAGGTAAATTATGCACAATACAACCTATCAACAATTACAGAAAAAATTAAGGAAGAAACAGGTATCCAATGGGCAGTGTATGGGTTTAAGCAAAACGATAGTCTTAACAGAAGATTGATGTTGCGAACCTATGAGAACGAAATAACAAACGAAGAGACACAAAAGATATATCCATTGTCCAAGTGGACTAATAAAGAAGTTTTGCAGTTTATAAGTAAAAAAAGACTTATAGAACCATTACAATATGGAAATGTAGGAAACACAAGGTCGCAAGGAACAGATGTAACAAACCTTTCTTTTCTTTTATGGTGTAGGGCAAACGCTCCAGGGGATTTAAAAAGAGTTATAGAAGAGTTTCCCGACACGGAAAGAATTTTATTTGAATACGACTATGAAAAACAAAATAAAGCAATCTGA
- a CDS encoding DNA methylase → MKNKIKQSETRTILRSQITPAPYNPRKITDEARKALKKNIKANGIIGGMVWNELTTNLVSGHQKLSIADEVNKYNPSTKENDYEIKVEVINVDLKTEKELNIFFNSKSVQGEMDYQKLALIVPDIDVDLAGLDDIDLSFIEVELPKDLNIEVPTFEPQEEKKEKAKIQDSEEEPSQEEKKQAVKEAKAKVKEGTFYEGDPYITISFDSYENKVFFLERFHLSGDTKFIKGEEFAEIIENGE, encoded by the coding sequence ATGAAAAACAAAATAAAGCAATCTGAAACTAGAACTATACTAAGAAGCCAAATAACACCAGCTCCATACAATCCAAGAAAGATAACTGATGAAGCAAGAAAAGCCTTAAAAAAGAACATCAAGGCAAACGGCATTATAGGGGGAATGGTATGGAACGAACTAACCACAAATTTAGTATCGGGACATCAAAAGTTATCTATTGCTGACGAAGTAAATAAATATAATCCCTCCACAAAAGAGAACGATTACGAGATAAAAGTAGAAGTTATCAATGTAGATTTAAAGACGGAGAAAGAGCTAAACATATTCTTTAACTCCAAGTCCGTACAAGGAGAAATGGACTACCAAAAATTGGCTTTAATCGTTCCTGATATTGATGTAGATTTAGCGGGTTTAGATGATATAGACCTTTCTTTTATAGAGGTAGAACTACCTAAAGACTTAAATATTGAAGTGCCTACTTTTGAACCTCAAGAAGAAAAGAAAGAAAAGGCGAAAATACAAGATAGTGAAGAAGAACCCTCACAAGAGGAAAAAAAACAAGCCGTAAAAGAAGCTAAAGCGAAAGTTAAGGAGGGGACCTTTTACGAGGGAGACCCTTATATCACAATATCTTTTGACAGTTATGAGAATAAAGTGTTTTTCTTAGAGCGATTTCACTTAAGCGGAGATACTAAGTTCATAAAAGGAGAAGAATTTGCAGAAATAATAGAGAATGGAGAATAA
- a CDS encoding terminase: MENKVGRPTKYDANYHPAQALKYCLAGLTDAQMANLFEITEGTLNNWKNEHPEFLESIKKGKEEADANVASTLYKRALGHKEKRQVPIKVKQYDEHDRQIEKVEVVEVEDYYPPETSAQIFWLKNRQPKAWRDRQDIELNQKGSINISDWLKINNQQEKE; encoded by the coding sequence ATGGAGAATAAAGTAGGAAGACCCACGAAATACGACGCTAATTATCACCCTGCACAAGCATTAAAATATTGTTTGGCTGGACTTACTGATGCTCAAATGGCTAATTTATTTGAGATTACAGAAGGAACTTTAAATAATTGGAAGAACGAACACCCTGAATTTTTAGAGTCCATAAAAAAGGGAAAAGAAGAAGCTGATGCTAATGTAGCTTCTACTTTGTATAAAAGAGCTTTGGGGCATAAGGAAAAAAGACAAGTGCCAATCAAAGTAAAGCAATATGACGAACACGATAGACAGATAGAGAAAGTAGAAGTTGTAGAGGTAGAAGACTATTATCCTCCTGAAACATCAGCCCAAATATTTTGGTTGAAAAATAGACAGCCTAAAGCGTGGAGAGACAGACAAGATATAGAGCTGAACCAAAAAGGTAGTATCAACATTTCGGACTGGCTCAAAATAAACAATCAGCAAGAAAAAGAGTGA
- a CDS encoding PBSX family phage terminase large subunit — MPIKTQEVYNPLYTNKDKFIILLTGGRGSAKSYNATTFVERLSFEAGHKILFSRYTMTSARISIIPEFEEKIEKEGVQEYFTVTNNEILNKFSGSSILFRGIKTSSGNQTANLKSIQGITTFVGDEMEEWESEEDYEKLILSIRQKNKQLRVILILNPTDSDHFIYKKYIENTHKIVQIDGVDVQISTHPDVLHIHTTYLDNIENLSEQFLSNIERIKQESIEQCTINGKLDQALFNKSKYAQKIIGRWADMAEGVIFTNWKEGDFDTSIPYCYGQDYGFSIDPDTLVKGAIDHKRKIIYADEKYYGNNQLSTDDLYLLNKSLIDRENDLIVGDSAEPRLIEDLRKKGLNIKPTKKKPGIVSASILKMLEYQIIVTENSYNLKKELRNYTWNDKKAGIPIDKHNHLIDALRYGFIELDEPIQNDLQQIASIL; from the coding sequence ATGCCAATAAAAACACAAGAAGTATATAACCCTCTTTACACCAACAAAGACAAGTTTATTATACTCCTTACTGGAGGTAGAGGGTCTGCAAAATCCTACAATGCGACCACCTTTGTAGAGCGATTATCTTTTGAAGCTGGGCATAAGATACTCTTTAGCCGTTACACGATGACCTCCGCTCGTATTTCTATCATTCCAGAGTTTGAGGAAAAAATAGAAAAAGAGGGCGTGCAGGAGTATTTTACAGTAACAAACAATGAAATACTAAATAAATTTTCAGGAAGTAGTATTTTATTTAGAGGGATAAAAACTTCGTCAGGAAACCAAACGGCAAACCTTAAATCCATACAGGGGATAACCACCTTCGTGGGCGATGAAATGGAAGAATGGGAAAGCGAGGAAGATTACGAAAAGTTAATCCTATCCATTCGTCAGAAAAATAAACAATTAAGAGTTATACTGATACTCAACCCTACCGACTCCGACCATTTTATTTATAAAAAATACATTGAAAACACCCATAAGATAGTACAGATTGACGGTGTAGATGTGCAGATAAGCACCCACCCCGATGTTCTACATATCCACACGACCTATTTAGACAACATAGAGAACTTGTCAGAACAATTCTTGTCTAATATAGAACGTATAAAACAGGAAAGTATAGAGCAGTGTACTATAAACGGTAAATTAGACCAAGCCCTATTCAATAAGAGCAAGTACGCTCAAAAAATCATAGGCAGGTGGGCTGATATGGCAGAGGGCGTTATCTTTACTAATTGGAAGGAAGGCGACTTTGATACATCTATTCCTTACTGCTATGGTCAAGATTACGGATTTAGCATAGACCCAGATACCCTAGTTAAGGGAGCTATTGACCACAAAAGAAAAATTATCTATGCTGATGAGAAATATTACGGAAATAATCAACTCTCAACAGATGATTTATATCTGCTAAATAAAAGCCTTATAGACCGAGAAAATGATTTAATAGTAGGCGATAGTGCTGAGCCACGACTAATTGAGGACTTGCGTAAAAAAGGATTAAACATAAAACCAACAAAGAAAAAACCTGGCATCGTGTCCGCCTCTATTTTAAAAATGTTGGAATATCAAATTATTGTAACCGAGAATAGCTATAACCTCAAAAAGGAACTCCGCAATTACACTTGGAACGATAAAAAAGCGGGTATCCCTATTGATAAACATAACCACTTGATAGACGCTCTTCGTTACGGCTTTATAGAACTTGACGAACCTATCCAAAACGATTTACAGCAGATTGCGAGTATTTTGTAA
- a CDS encoding phage portal protein, giving the protein MNTIAQEIEKHKGERTLPDITLFNSQYEVKKHKIFTDLVKYPDRTVVSDYTDEKGNKQKQKVTIPLNRIGLPYQKKIVNIATTFLCGEPIKYTNNLEDDELFKAFLKVIEKNKMKFVDREIATSVGRFTECAELWYFTDEPNEHYGFRAKFRLKVKVLTPDIYSLYPKFDENDNLISFAREFKNGNKTIFEVYTDERIIRYEQEKEWKKISDIPNAIGKIPIVYYKQENVEWADVQTAIERLEHIYSNTAESNDRFSFPILKLKGKVTGQLSQDKSGRVLQLEEGADAEFANQPQANQSLTEETDRLERDVHDFTATPNISFDNMKGLGNMLAGSNAEFLFLSAHLKVMDKLAIYIPALQRRASIIKSHLQMFNVKLKNNDLDVEPIITPFIINNDADFVRFLMEANGNKPLYSQEYAMQKLGIKNPKEMIQQIQEEDDRINELANSKSFAI; this is encoded by the coding sequence ATGAATACCATTGCTCAAGAAATAGAAAAACATAAAGGGGAGCGTACTTTGCCTGATATTACGCTGTTCAACTCCCAATATGAAGTAAAAAAGCATAAAATTTTTACCGATTTGGTAAAATACCCGGATAGAACGGTGGTGTCAGACTATACAGACGAAAAAGGAAATAAGCAAAAACAAAAAGTAACCATACCCCTTAATCGCATCGGTCTTCCCTATCAAAAAAAGATAGTCAATATAGCAACTACCTTTTTATGTGGCGAACCTATCAAATACACGAATAACCTCGAGGACGATGAGCTATTTAAAGCCTTTTTAAAGGTTATTGAAAAAAACAAGATGAAATTTGTGGATAGAGAAATTGCAACTTCTGTGGGGCGATTTACAGAATGTGCCGAGCTTTGGTATTTTACCGATGAACCTAACGAACATTATGGGTTTAGAGCAAAATTTAGGCTAAAGGTTAAAGTTTTGACACCTGACATTTATAGCTTATATCCGAAATTTGACGAAAACGACAACCTTATTTCTTTTGCTCGGGAGTTCAAGAATGGAAATAAAACCATTTTTGAGGTTTATACAGACGAAAGAATTATCCGATACGAACAAGAAAAAGAATGGAAAAAAATAAGCGATATTCCTAACGCAATAGGAAAAATTCCGATAGTGTACTACAAGCAGGAAAATGTAGAGTGGGCAGATGTACAAACTGCCATTGAAAGATTGGAGCATATTTATTCTAACACCGCAGAAAGCAACGACCGCTTTTCTTTTCCTATTTTAAAACTAAAAGGTAAAGTAACAGGACAATTATCACAAGACAAGTCTGGGCGTGTACTTCAGTTGGAAGAAGGAGCGGACGCTGAATTTGCCAATCAACCCCAAGCCAACCAAAGCCTTACGGAAGAAACCGACCGTTTAGAGCGAGATGTTCACGACTTTACCGCTACACCAAACATTAGCTTTGACAATATGAAAGGTTTGGGTAATATGTTAGCAGGAAGCAATGCTGAATTTTTGTTTTTATCGGCACACCTCAAGGTAATGGACAAGCTGGCTATTTATATTCCTGCCCTTCAAAGAAGAGCAAGCATCATCAAGTCGCACCTACAAATGTTCAATGTAAAACTAAAGAATAATGACTTAGATGTAGAGCCAATTATTACACCTTTCATCATCAATAACGATGCGGATTTCGTTCGTTTCTTAATGGAAGCTAATGGCAATAAGCCTCTCTACTCGCAAGAATATGCTATGCAAAAACTCGGCATTAAGAATCCAAAAGAAATGATACAGCAGATACAAGAGGAAGACGATAGAATTAACGAATTGGCTAATAGTAAATCATTCGCTATCTGA